In Sphingobacterium thalpophilum, a genomic segment contains:
- the pncB gene encoding nicotinate phosphoribosyltransferase, which yields MASFTSILDNDFYKFTMQHAVVKLFPKAKARYHFINRGHHKFPDGFDVLLKEAVNEMANLKLTKAEKAFFARTCPYIDPTYFDFLQGYRYDPEEIKIFQDGPDLEVIIEGYWYRTILWEVPLMSLICELFYESQGLQHASDVEVIATAKDKIEKYKKLNITIADFGTRRRHSYEVHDMVVRTLKQYGEKTFIGTSNVHLAMKYETKPIGTHAHEWFMFHAAKYGYKMANLLGLEHWSDVYRGDLGIALSDTYTTEVFFQQFDKKLTKLFDGVRHDSGDPLEFTDKVIAHYKKNGIDPLSKTIIFSDGLDYEKVERIASYCEGKILHSFGVGTNFTNDVGLKPMNIVIKMTDALPEDDQWTPVIKLSDEPMKHTGDEDSIYIAKKVLMIDDDNA from the coding sequence ATGGCTTCATTTACCTCTATATTAGATAATGACTTTTACAAATTCACCATGCAGCATGCTGTGGTTAAGTTGTTTCCAAAGGCCAAGGCACGTTATCATTTTATTAACCGGGGACATCATAAATTTCCCGATGGTTTTGACGTGCTCCTGAAGGAAGCCGTCAATGAGATGGCTAATTTGAAGTTAACAAAAGCAGAAAAGGCATTTTTTGCCAGAACATGTCCTTATATAGACCCAACCTATTTTGACTTTCTTCAAGGTTATCGCTACGATCCCGAAGAGATCAAAATATTCCAGGATGGCCCCGACCTTGAAGTCATTATTGAAGGGTACTGGTACCGTACTATTCTTTGGGAGGTTCCGTTGATGTCGCTCATCTGTGAACTTTTTTATGAATCCCAAGGTTTACAACATGCCTCGGATGTAGAAGTGATCGCCACAGCCAAAGATAAAATCGAAAAATATAAAAAACTCAATATCACAATTGCTGATTTTGGCACGCGCAGACGTCATTCTTATGAAGTCCATGATATGGTCGTTCGCACACTGAAGCAATATGGCGAAAAAACATTTATAGGTACCAGCAATGTACATTTAGCAATGAAATATGAAACGAAACCAATTGGCACACACGCCCATGAATGGTTTATGTTTCACGCCGCCAAATACGGATATAAAATGGCGAATCTCCTTGGCCTTGAACATTGGTCTGATGTCTACCGGGGTGACCTCGGAATAGCACTATCGGACACCTATACGACGGAAGTCTTCTTTCAGCAGTTTGACAAAAAATTAACCAAATTATTTGATGGAGTCCGACACGACAGTGGAGATCCACTTGAATTTACAGATAAGGTCATCGCACATTATAAGAAGAATGGAATCGATCCCCTCTCCAAAACAATTATATTCTCGGATGGACTGGACTATGAGAAAGTCGAAAGAATCGCGAGCTACTGTGAGGGAAAAATCTTGCATTCCTTTGGCGTTGGCACCAATTTCACCAATGATGTCGGTCTTAAACCCATGAATATCGTCATTAAGATGACCGACGCTTTGCCAGAAGATGATCAATGGACCCCGGTCATCAAACTATCTGACGAACCCATGAAACATACGGGAGATGAAGACTCCATATATATAGCAAAAAAAGTACTAATGATTGATGATGACAATGCATAG
- a CDS encoding bifunctional 2-polyprenyl-6-hydroxyphenol methylase/3-demethylubiquinol 3-O-methyltransferase UbiG, producing the protein MHRDVYGEALDDYFVHQEEKFPLVLHTSYGDRDEMPVEIFFREPDDFPELEFIGLSLCDGRVLDVGAGVGSHSLYLQEKGFEVDALELSQTACHIMQQRGVQHIICEDFYKFEGQKYDTLLLLMNGIGLAGDVDGFRKLLQHSKELLTENGQLIFDSSDISYLYKDYNIKKPAHYFGEIQYQYEYKGKKGNLFKWLYLDQDLLIKISHELGWVVQILYEDENDQYLVRMELKK; encoded by the coding sequence ATGCATAGAGACGTATACGGTGAAGCTTTAGATGATTATTTCGTACATCAAGAAGAAAAATTTCCTTTAGTACTCCACACGAGTTATGGCGACCGAGACGAAATGCCGGTCGAGATTTTCTTTCGTGAACCTGATGATTTCCCTGAACTGGAATTTATTGGTCTATCCTTATGTGATGGACGTGTACTGGATGTTGGAGCTGGAGTTGGCAGCCATAGCCTTTATCTACAAGAAAAAGGTTTTGAAGTAGATGCACTGGAACTCTCGCAGACCGCCTGCCATATTATGCAACAACGCGGGGTACAACATATTATCTGCGAAGATTTCTATAAATTCGAAGGCCAAAAATACGATACACTTTTGCTTTTGATGAACGGAATAGGCCTTGCTGGCGACGTAGATGGCTTTCGAAAACTATTACAGCATAGCAAAGAATTATTGACTGAAAATGGCCAACTGATTTTTGACTCTTCAGACATCAGTTATCTGTACAAAGATTATAACATCAAAAAACCAGCGCATTATTTTGGGGAAATTCAATATCAATACGAATACAAAGGCAAAAAAGGAAACCTGTTCAAATGGCTCTATTTAGACCAGGATTTATTGATCAAAATTTCGCACGAACTGGGTTGGGTTGTACAAATTTTGTATGAAGATGAGAATGATCAATACCTCGTCCGCATGGAACTAAAAAAATAG
- a CDS encoding DUF4097 family beta strand repeat-containing protein: MKKIRIMMIGVALIFASALQAQVNETLESVAPPKPPNPPKKARAVSGVIVNNSNNFTFSSAGFGRSSGPKNWKEIKVPNLGNKLLLKLDNVYIEGYKGKDVLITAKVEETEENDRAKGLRVINGSGLSDNSGLGMNIKTEGGVTEISMVGMPLEDSIRIKIPMDLPVTIKGGRGAMFNAGVIELKDIRAEVEVASTIGDVNLLNVTGPINVKVSQGDVTAKFVQPVKGPISLVAAMGAVDVAFPKNFGANVDVKSAMGNIYAADEFQFEKPAEEAKSTPMGNAVKGKMNGGGQDVILKTSMGDIYIRTQK, translated from the coding sequence ATGAAAAAGATAAGGATAATGATGATTGGGGTCGCACTGATCTTTGCAAGCGCATTGCAGGCCCAGGTAAATGAAACTTTAGAGAGTGTGGCGCCGCCAAAACCTCCTAATCCTCCTAAAAAGGCCAGAGCGGTTTCAGGCGTTATAGTAAATAATAGTAATAATTTCACTTTTAGTTCCGCTGGATTCGGTCGTAGTAGTGGGCCGAAAAACTGGAAAGAAATTAAAGTGCCCAACTTGGGAAACAAGCTTTTACTAAAACTGGATAATGTTTATATTGAAGGTTATAAAGGAAAAGATGTGCTGATTACAGCCAAGGTGGAGGAGACTGAAGAAAATGACCGCGCAAAAGGCCTACGTGTGATCAATGGCTCGGGATTATCGGATAATTCAGGACTTGGTATGAATATCAAGACAGAAGGTGGAGTGACGGAAATAAGCATGGTTGGGATGCCCTTAGAGGATTCTATTCGTATCAAGATACCGATGGATTTACCTGTGACGATCAAGGGAGGGCGTGGAGCCATGTTTAATGCTGGAGTTATCGAATTAAAAGATATCCGGGCTGAGGTTGAAGTTGCTAGTACGATAGGCGACGTGAATTTATTGAATGTTACCGGGCCGATCAATGTAAAGGTTTCACAGGGAGATGTTACAGCCAAATTTGTTCAACCTGTCAAAGGACCGATTTCTTTAGTCGCTGCCATGGGCGCCGTAGATGTTGCCTTTCCAAAGAATTTCGGAGCTAATGTGGATGTGAAATCAGCCATGGGTAATATCTATGCTGCCGACGAATTTCAATTCGAAAAACCTGCCGAGGAAGCCAAATCAACTCCGATGGGTAACGCCGTGAAAGGCAAAATGAATGGTGGAGGACAGGATGTTATCTTAAAAACATCCATGGGAGATATCTATATAAGAACACAGAAATAA
- a CDS encoding sigma-70 family RNA polymerase sigma factor: MQNQLSDKDLLAMCQTGNESGFAQLYHRYAKKIFNSIYRILSNQEESEDILQETFVDFFSRSDKWHLVLSVEAWLRRMGVNKAISLLRKNKQYFTPVDDLEIKDDGEDELLEKEWRECRLTDLEHVIDQLTGVPKMVVNLYLFENMSHDEVAETLGMTAVAVRSQYRRAKKKIYEELKERYNYAG; the protein is encoded by the coding sequence GTGCAAAATCAGCTTAGCGATAAAGATTTATTAGCGATGTGCCAAACGGGCAATGAGTCTGGATTTGCACAGCTCTATCATCGGTATGCAAAAAAGATTTTTAATTCTATTTATCGGATTTTGTCCAATCAGGAAGAAAGTGAAGATATTTTACAGGAAACCTTTGTTGACTTTTTTTCAAGATCAGATAAATGGCATTTAGTTCTCAGTGTGGAAGCCTGGTTGAGAAGGATGGGGGTGAATAAGGCAATCTCACTGTTACGGAAGAATAAGCAATATTTTACGCCGGTGGATGATTTGGAAATTAAGGATGATGGCGAAGACGAATTGCTGGAAAAAGAATGGCGTGAATGTCGTTTGACAGATTTAGAGCATGTGATCGATCAATTGACAGGCGTGCCTAAGATGGTTGTTAATCTTTACCTGTTTGAAAACATGAGCCATGATGAGGTTGCGGAAACATTGGGGATGACAGCGGTTGCTGTGCGTAGTCAATATCGCCGTGCTAAAAAGAAAATTTACGAAGAATTGAAGGAAAGGTATAATTATGCGGGATAA
- a CDS encoding SusD/RagB family nutrient-binding outer membrane lipoprotein, giving the protein MKRYIKPVVISLMAATLFIESSCTKDFDKINTDPVAYGKENWDPNYTLSSAQLFYTGSFDFAYDTWRGNLIYSSTMMQGLSTVVSYWAGDKYMLNESYTAAYWGTGTVGAYIEQVRNIVDVVEFTKDKPKYANLYNVARIWKALIFARLTDLYGDVPYSEAGLGFYTKVYKPKYDKQQDIYNDLLKELETATAALKDDGDKVTGDVIYKGDIAKWRKFGNSLLLRTAMRLVKVDESKAKEYVQKAVGKTMDSNADNAFILHDESGSRVTQNRNSQVLLGDGGQENYYVKWSKTFIDYLKSNNDPRLQKVAVTKLYLSEKDKTQNGSFITDPTKQKGMPNGKDLGSNAQYNISSDPSYTTFAEYSSPNPNMIKRTGATFILTYGESELLLAEAAQRWGIGGSASDHYKKGVKASITYLNQYDGSLTISDADAETYLAANPYNAADALKQINTQYWAHTITMMDFYETWSNWRRSGYPALTPVNYPGNATSGTIPRRFPYPSTEAAINGENYRAASAAVPGGDKLSGRVWWDK; this is encoded by the coding sequence ATGAAAAGATATATTAAACCGGTAGTTATTAGTTTAATGGCAGCGACGTTATTTATAGAAAGTAGCTGTACAAAAGATTTTGATAAGATAAATACAGATCCAGTTGCTTATGGTAAAGAAAATTGGGATCCAAATTATACATTGAGCTCTGCACAATTATTTTATACAGGAAGTTTTGATTTTGCATACGATACATGGCGTGGAAATCTAATTTACTCGTCGACAATGATGCAGGGTCTATCGACTGTAGTGAGTTATTGGGCCGGCGATAAATATATGCTGAATGAAAGCTATACCGCGGCGTATTGGGGTACGGGTACAGTTGGGGCCTATATTGAGCAGGTTCGTAATATTGTGGATGTGGTTGAGTTTACAAAAGACAAACCAAAATATGCAAATCTGTACAATGTCGCACGTATTTGGAAAGCTTTAATTTTTGCTCGCTTAACTGATTTGTATGGTGATGTCCCCTATTCGGAGGCGGGACTGGGGTTTTATACCAAAGTTTATAAACCGAAGTATGATAAGCAGCAGGACATCTATAACGATTTGCTAAAGGAACTTGAAACGGCTACTGCAGCATTAAAGGATGATGGTGATAAAGTCACTGGTGATGTTATTTATAAAGGTGATATTGCCAAATGGCGTAAATTTGGCAATTCTCTGCTCTTACGAACAGCGATGCGTTTGGTTAAAGTAGACGAATCTAAAGCGAAGGAATATGTACAGAAGGCTGTGGGTAAGACAATGGACAGTAATGCCGACAATGCATTTATTTTACATGATGAATCAGGATCTAGGGTTACTCAGAATAGAAATAGCCAGGTTTTATTGGGCGATGGTGGCCAAGAGAATTATTATGTAAAATGGTCTAAAACATTTATTGACTATCTAAAAAGCAATAATGATCCGAGGTTGCAAAAGGTTGCTGTTACAAAACTATATTTATCAGAAAAGGACAAAACACAGAACGGGAGTTTTATCACAGATCCAACCAAGCAAAAGGGGATGCCGAATGGAAAAGATTTGGGATCAAATGCACAGTATAACATTAGTAGCGACCCAAGTTATACGACATTTGCAGAATATTCTTCGCCCAATCCTAATATGATCAAGCGGACCGGTGCGACATTTATTTTGACCTATGGTGAATCCGAGTTGCTGTTGGCTGAGGCAGCCCAACGTTGGGGAATAGGTGGTAGTGCAAGCGATCATTATAAAAAAGGTGTGAAGGCAAGCATTACCTATCTGAATCAGTATGATGGTTCTTTGACAATAAGTGATGCAGATGCTGAGACTTATTTGGCTGCGAATCCATATAATGCTGCTGATGCCTTAAAACAGATCAATACCCAATACTGGGCACATACGATAACGATGATGGATTTTTATGAAACTTGGAGCAACTGGCGCAGAAGTGGGTATCCGGCGTTAACTCCTGTGAATTATCCAGGAAATGCTACTTCGGGGACTATTCCTAGAAGATTCCCTTATCCTTCTACTGAAGCGGCTATCAATGGCGAAAACTACAGAGCGGCTTCAGCCGCAGTACCTGGCGGAGATAAGTTGTCTGGTCGAGTTTGGTGGGATAAATAA
- a CDS encoding SusC/RagA family TonB-linked outer membrane protein — protein sequence MKLALIMTTCAVMNVSANVFSQQKVSLDVQKTKLSKVLKMIEEQSDYYFVYNSTNENLNKEVSVNANNTKVLDVLAKLFNKSGLVYSVSKEGLVVVSQQQQVAVAGVVTDDKGNPLAGATVRVKGTAVGRATDINGRFMIDAATGNTLIISFAGYTSQEVAVTKEGDLKIVLLEDNRMLNEVVVTALGMKKEKRSLGYSVTQVAGESLTTARENNVMNSLVGKVAGLDISSTSGGAGAASNVTIRGVSSLNQTNQPLYVINGIPMESKPVGIGNANSKGNSGSQWDNAPDLGDAIGNINPDDIESISVLKGAAASALYGSRAKAGVILITTKSGKGNSIDFNSNLVAEQIIDNTNWQTVYGQGANGEKPTNQAGAAQVGGSSWGAKLDGTPVVQFDGASRPYSLQKGNLDRFYRTGSTWTNTLALNKSFDGGSIRLSGTDVNNRSVVPNSGLKRQSFNLVGLFEPLKGLTIDARYNMILEQVKNRPMVSDGAGNANYNVMFLPTSINVNDLKPWKDDNGKEILYNSGNVYATNPWFAANEFINNTNRDRSIASVTAKYTMGNGLFVQGRAGRDGYTDHYKNVVPSGTGYYENGKIAEQETKFADINADVLVGKSFTFGDYTLTPNLGASYRNTKIRQTTNLGTDFAIFGVYNILNAKNKSVAYLESESETQSTYGTLEFAYKDIAYLTGSLRSDWFSTLATPGVDNKLNSVYPAISGSFIFSEYLKPSWLSFGKLRTGFAQVGQATDPYQTLLTYNFRSEVLNGQPLGVINNVNIPNSSLKASTATELEIGTELRLFNDRVNLDLTWYNKKSKDEISFITTPSASGYAGAVLNAGKMQNKGFEALISATVVKTEDFKWVSSLNGSYNDNKVISLAEGMDEQTVATSRSGVGYLMNKVGMPAFQIMAFDYKYDSNGEIVKLADGSPDRGELKSYGSAMNKWFAGWNNEFSYKRFNFSFLVDGKWGGKLFSGTDYYGYIFGLHQETVADRESLGRTASTYYTNTANNVSKIFVNSADFVKLRQVVMGYTFPSNLFNNKVKSITVSAVARNLWTIMKKTNNIDPESSYNATFPGLELGGVPAVRTYGVNLSVKF from the coding sequence ATGAAACTAGCCTTAATTATGACTACGTGTGCTGTTATGAATGTTTCGGCAAATGTATTTTCCCAACAAAAAGTCTCCTTGGATGTCCAAAAAACAAAACTGAGCAAGGTACTTAAAATGATCGAAGAGCAAAGTGATTATTACTTTGTTTATAATTCGACGAATGAAAATTTAAATAAAGAAGTGTCAGTCAATGCGAATAATACCAAGGTATTGGATGTATTGGCTAAGCTTTTCAATAAAAGTGGATTGGTTTATTCCGTTTCTAAGGAAGGTCTTGTGGTTGTCAGTCAACAGCAGCAGGTGGCTGTCGCAGGTGTCGTCACTGACGATAAAGGCAATCCCTTAGCTGGTGCTACGGTACGTGTTAAGGGAACCGCGGTAGGACGAGCGACAGATATCAATGGACGCTTTATGATCGATGCGGCAACGGGAAACACCTTAATTATTTCTTTTGCAGGTTACACTTCGCAAGAAGTGGCCGTAACCAAAGAGGGTGATCTGAAAATTGTTTTATTGGAAGATAATCGGATGCTCAATGAGGTCGTTGTGACGGCATTGGGTATGAAGAAAGAGAAGCGCTCATTGGGGTATTCTGTTACGCAGGTTGCCGGTGAATCGCTAACCACAGCCCGTGAAAATAATGTGATGAATTCACTCGTAGGAAAGGTGGCCGGGTTGGATATCAGTTCTACTTCTGGCGGTGCCGGAGCTGCGTCCAATGTGACCATCCGCGGGGTATCGAGTTTGAATCAGACAAATCAACCATTATACGTAATTAACGGTATTCCTATGGAAAGTAAGCCGGTAGGTATCGGAAACGCCAATTCCAAAGGAAACTCAGGGAGCCAATGGGATAATGCACCCGATCTTGGCGATGCAATCGGCAATATCAACCCAGACGATATTGAAAGTATTTCGGTATTGAAAGGTGCTGCAGCATCTGCATTATATGGTTCAAGAGCCAAGGCAGGGGTTATCCTTATTACAACAAAATCAGGAAAAGGCAATTCGATCGATTTTAATAGTAACCTTGTTGCCGAGCAAATTATAGACAACACGAATTGGCAAACAGTCTATGGTCAGGGGGCAAACGGTGAGAAGCCAACGAACCAAGCAGGCGCAGCCCAAGTGGGAGGTTCAAGCTGGGGAGCTAAATTAGATGGAACACCCGTCGTACAATTCGATGGCGCATCAAGACCTTATTCATTACAAAAGGGAAATTTAGATCGGTTTTACCGCACTGGTTCGACATGGACTAATACATTAGCGTTAAATAAATCATTTGATGGTGGCTCTATTCGTCTGTCAGGGACAGATGTCAATAACAGATCTGTTGTTCCAAATTCGGGACTGAAAAGACAGTCGTTCAATTTGGTTGGACTTTTTGAGCCACTCAAAGGTTTGACGATTGATGCACGCTATAATATGATTCTGGAGCAAGTCAAAAATCGTCCAATGGTTTCTGACGGTGCTGGAAATGCCAATTACAACGTCATGTTTTTGCCAACGAGCATCAATGTAAACGATTTGAAGCCATGGAAAGATGACAATGGAAAAGAAATCCTTTATAATTCGGGGAATGTGTATGCAACCAACCCTTGGTTTGCAGCAAATGAGTTTATCAATAATACGAACCGGGATCGTTCGATCGCTTCCGTAACAGCAAAGTATACCATGGGTAATGGTTTGTTTGTTCAGGGAAGGGCAGGAAGAGATGGTTATACCGATCATTATAAGAATGTTGTTCCTTCTGGCACCGGCTATTATGAGAATGGTAAAATTGCAGAGCAAGAAACTAAATTTGCAGATATTAATGCCGATGTTTTGGTCGGTAAGTCATTCACTTTCGGAGATTATACCCTTACACCTAATCTTGGTGCGAGTTACCGAAATACTAAAATCAGACAGACGACCAATTTAGGTACCGACTTCGCGATATTTGGTGTGTATAATATTTTGAACGCAAAAAATAAGTCGGTAGCGTATCTCGAAAGTGAATCGGAGACACAGTCTACTTATGGTACCTTAGAATTTGCTTATAAAGATATAGCTTATTTGACTGGTAGTTTACGCTCTGACTGGTTTTCTACCTTAGCCACACCTGGAGTAGATAATAAATTAAACTCTGTTTATCCCGCAATCTCGGGTTCATTTATCTTTTCAGAATATCTAAAACCATCATGGTTGAGTTTTGGAAAGTTGAGAACAGGTTTTGCTCAGGTAGGACAGGCAACAGATCCTTATCAAACCTTGTTAACCTATAATTTTAGAAGTGAGGTACTAAACGGACAACCTTTAGGGGTTATTAACAATGTGAATATTCCGAACTCTTCTTTAAAAGCTTCTACAGCAACAGAGTTGGAAATCGGAACGGAGTTGCGTCTTTTTAATGATCGTGTAAATTTGGATCTAACATGGTATAACAAAAAGTCGAAAGATGAGATTTCCTTTATCACAACGCCTTCCGCAAGCGGATATGCTGGTGCCGTACTCAATGCCGGTAAAATGCAAAATAAGGGATTTGAAGCATTGATTTCAGCCACAGTTGTCAAAACGGAAGATTTTAAATGGGTATCCTCATTGAATGGTTCTTACAACGACAATAAAGTGATTTCATTGGCTGAAGGAATGGACGAGCAGACGGTAGCGACTTCGCGTTCGGGTGTAGGTTACTTAATGAATAAAGTTGGTATGCCTGCTTTTCAGATCATGGCTTTCGATTATAAATACGATAGTAATGGTGAGATCGTAAAATTGGCCGATGGTTCTCCTGACCGGGGTGAGTTAAAGTCCTACGGTTCGGCAATGAATAAATGGTTTGCTGGCTGGAACAATGAGTTTAGCTACAAAAGGTTCAATTTTTCTTTCTTGGTTGATGGAAAATGGGGTGGAAAGCTTTTCTCGGGAACAGATTACTACGGTTATATTTTTGGATTACATCAGGAAACTGTGGCTGATCGTGAAAGCTTGGGCAGAACAGCTTCTACTTATTATACCAATACGGCAAATAATGTATCTAAGATATTTGTAAACAGCGCTGATTTTGTAAAATTGAGACAGGTCGTTATGGGCTATACTTTCCCATCCAATCTATTTAATAACAAAGTTAAGTCGATTACAGTAAGTGCTGTAGCGCGCAATCTCTGGACGATCATGAAGAAAACAAATAACATAGATCCAGAGTCGAGCTATAATGCAACTTTCCCGGGCCTAGAGCTTGGAGGTGTACCAGCTGTACGTACTTACGGTGTTAATTTAAGTGTTAAATTCTAA
- a CDS encoding FecR domain-containing protein: MSQKDYKQLEDFLIDDTFQKYCSGEDKNCILYWQQYSLNHPEQAETILKAKRLFQLLVGNRRPVNEQLEKLKTDLQNAPVEHRVSYRFNWPKWAAIAAVFVALVSGGIWYYAQPGKVDTTLPISAIGQIYQTKNGEKKTFELSDGSTVTLNSASKLELSADFNQELRVVRLAGEGYFQVAKNKEKPFVVQASDFDIKVLGTTFNVKSYSDEPTAEALLVEGSIEMTSKGQRENSVVIKPNQKITIFKNQAEIAVARKTNKPTASKLPIKEIAIENIPTIESNTAEIPDIAWRENRLEIVDQDFESLRRTLERWYDVDIQIQNDQLKQYRFTATFSRENIAQVLSALQSVEPFKFNVYGRKITISEK; this comes from the coding sequence ATGAGCCAAAAAGATTATAAACAGTTAGAAGATTTTTTGATTGATGATACTTTTCAAAAGTATTGTTCGGGAGAAGATAAAAACTGTATTCTATACTGGCAACAATATAGCCTGAATCATCCAGAACAAGCGGAGACGATTCTGAAAGCCAAACGCCTATTTCAACTCTTGGTTGGTAACCGTAGACCTGTGAATGAGCAATTGGAAAAATTGAAGACAGATCTGCAGAATGCTCCAGTAGAACATCGCGTGTCCTATCGGTTTAACTGGCCTAAATGGGCAGCCATTGCCGCTGTATTTGTCGCTTTGGTATCGGGCGGTATCTGGTATTATGCTCAACCGGGCAAAGTTGATACGACATTACCAATAAGCGCAATTGGCCAGATCTATCAAACAAAAAATGGTGAAAAAAAGACCTTCGAATTAAGTGACGGAAGTACAGTGACGTTAAACTCTGCGAGTAAATTGGAGTTATCGGCAGATTTCAATCAGGAATTGCGTGTGGTGCGGCTTGCGGGTGAAGGTTATTTTCAGGTGGCCAAGAATAAGGAAAAACCTTTTGTGGTACAAGCATCTGATTTTGATATCAAGGTCCTGGGAACAACATTTAATGTGAAGAGTTATTCCGATGAACCTACAGCAGAAGCACTGCTTGTAGAAGGTTCGATTGAAATGACGAGCAAAGGACAGCGTGAAAATTCTGTGGTCATCAAGCCGAATCAAAAAATCACGATCTTTAAGAATCAAGCTGAAATAGCAGTCGCTCGTAAAACCAATAAACCAACCGCGAGCAAATTACCGATTAAGGAGATTGCCATAGAGAACATCCCTACAATAGAATCCAATACAGCTGAAATACCAGATATTGCATGGCGTGAAAATAGATTAGAAATCGTGGACCAAGATTTTGAATCGCTTCGCCGGACATTAGAACGCTGGTATGATGTGGATATCCAAATCCAAAATGATCAATTAAAACAATACCGTTTTACGGCAACTTTTAGTAGGGAGAATATTGCTCAGGTACTGAGTGCTTTACAGAGCGTTGAACCTTTTAAATTTAATGTATATGGGAGAAAAATAACTATATCAGAAAAGTAA
- a CDS encoding sigma-70 family RNA polymerase sigma factor yields the protein MRNKMGYRLLWERIRTGDETAFFDLYAALYQELVNFGIRTCGDSDLASEATDQVFVKIWEKREQLDRVENVQSYLITFLKRRILRLLEKQHKINTALQNVKAEDDWVEMPYEEFVIKVQTNEIIQIRLRKALEKLSFRQKQLVNLKFFEGYSYEKIAETTQMSVKTAYNTLYDALKILREELKDI from the coding sequence ATGAGAAATAAAATGGGGTACCGCTTATTGTGGGAACGTATTCGTACAGGAGACGAGACGGCCTTCTTTGATCTATATGCGGCGCTCTATCAAGAGCTTGTCAATTTTGGAATACGCACTTGTGGCGACAGTGACTTGGCAAGTGAAGCAACCGATCAGGTATTTGTTAAAATTTGGGAAAAAAGAGAACAGCTAGATCGGGTAGAAAATGTACAGTCCTATCTCATTACTTTTTTAAAAAGACGTATTCTGCGTCTACTGGAGAAACAACATAAAATCAATACAGCCCTTCAAAATGTGAAAGCTGAAGATGATTGGGTGGAGATGCCCTATGAGGAGTTTGTCATCAAAGTACAGACGAATGAAATTATACAGATCCGTTTGAGGAAGGCGTTGGAGAAGTTGTCTTTTCGTCAGAAACAGCTGGTGAATCTGAAGTTTTTTGAGGGCTATTCCTATGAAAAAATAGCTGAAACTACGCAGATGTCGGTGAAAACTGCCTACAATACGCTTTATGATGCTTTAAAGATTCTGAGGGAGGAATTGAAAGATATCTAA
- a CDS encoding NADPH-dependent FMN reductase, with the protein MKTIFAIVGSASAHSSNHHIVSHLQQEISANIHFTLFDRLKELPHFDPEESQTHPPIEIIALRQVINDADLVLISSPEYIFSVPSGLKNLLEWCAATTVFTDKPVSIITAAAQGETAHIELQRILQGLGAQIDEKRNLLIQGVKGKLDATGAIWDEQLNLELEKLATQLKED; encoded by the coding sequence ATGAAAACTATTTTTGCCATTGTAGGTAGCGCCAGTGCACATTCATCCAATCATCATATTGTAAGTCACCTCCAACAGGAGATTAGTGCCAATATCCATTTCACGCTATTTGACCGTCTTAAAGAACTGCCTCATTTTGATCCTGAAGAAAGCCAGACCCATCCACCAATCGAAATTATTGCACTTCGTCAGGTAATCAACGATGCCGATTTGGTATTGATCAGTAGCCCTGAATATATTTTCAGTGTACCCAGTGGATTAAAAAATCTACTTGAATGGTGCGCCGCAACCACGGTTTTCACCGATAAACCCGTTAGTATCATTACCGCTGCTGCGCAAGGCGAAACAGCGCATATCGAACTACAACGTATCCTGCAGGGACTGGGCGCTCAAATTGATGAAAAACGAAATCTGCTGATACAAGGAGTCAAAGGGAAACTGGATGCCACTGGGGCAATTTGGGACGAACAGCTCAATTTAGAACTAGAAAAGCTGGCAACACAACTTAAAGAAGATTAA